Proteins found in one Paenibacillus dendritiformis genomic segment:
- a CDS encoding ABC transporter ATP-binding protein → MKWLRKRKKSDRAEATPALAANEQEEVAQEKTEYIEDKTQAAAWPARAHPLSPDQPLLEVRAVERTFQVGSQKLHVLKGIEMEVHPGQLVMLKGRSGSGKTTLLNMLGGLDLPTKGEIRFRGEPFSTWSDDKRTETRRAEIGFIFQAYALMPLLSAYENVELSLRMANVPRHLWKERVQYCLEMVGLGKRMSHRPFEMSGGEQQRVAIAKSIAHKPLLLLADEPTAELDSQMGAQVMGVFRQIIRSEKIAICMTTHDPTILEVADHVYEMVDGRFIT, encoded by the coding sequence ATGAAATGGCTTCGCAAACGGAAGAAGTCAGACCGTGCCGAGGCAACCCCGGCTCTCGCGGCGAACGAGCAGGAAGAAGTGGCGCAAGAGAAGACGGAATACATAGAGGACAAGACACAAGCTGCAGCATGGCCTGCCCGAGCCCACCCGCTCTCTCCGGATCAACCGCTCCTGGAAGTTCGCGCGGTTGAGCGGACGTTCCAGGTCGGCAGCCAGAAGCTGCATGTGCTCAAAGGAATCGAGATGGAAGTGCACCCGGGCCAATTGGTCATGCTGAAGGGCCGATCCGGGTCAGGGAAGACGACGCTGCTGAACATGCTTGGAGGGCTCGATCTGCCCACGAAGGGAGAGATCCGGTTCCGGGGGGAGCCGTTCTCGACCTGGAGCGATGACAAGCGCACCGAGACACGGCGCGCTGAAATCGGGTTTATTTTCCAAGCTTATGCACTTATGCCGCTATTGTCCGCTTATGAGAACGTTGAACTGTCGCTGCGGATGGCTAACGTGCCCCGCCATTTATGGAAGGAGCGGGTCCAATATTGCCTGGAGATGGTTGGATTGGGCAAGCGCATGAGCCACCGTCCCTTCGAAATGTCGGGGGGAGAGCAACAGCGGGTTGCGATAGCCAAATCGATTGCTCATAAGCCGCTGCTGTTATTGGCCGATGAGCCGACAGCGGAATTGGATTCACAAATGGGGGCTCAGGTCATGGGCGTATTCCGGCAAATCATTCGTTCGGAGAAAATCGCCATCTGTATGACCACCCACGATCCCACAATTTTGGAGGTAGCTGATCATGTTTATGAAATGGTCGACGGAAGATTCATCACCTAG
- a CDS encoding efflux RND transporter periplasmic adaptor subunit: MFMKWSTEDSSPRSARKWRRAALALMCGMLLFTSACSLLPDEEEEEVLPTITPPSVSKKPEYEVVRKDMIVPVSMTGKLMSDQEDILFFTMDNKPIKNIYVKNGDSVKKGQVIAELDVDDLQKDLRQKRLQLRAEEVKMKETLRKKDEMDPVEFEEAQILFEQKQQELVDLQTDIDKATLTAPFTGTIVSLTAKKGAMSKKYDPVAIVADTTRLTVAAQPSKDDLKRITPGMEAEVSINSVEGVIKGKVKALPLPSNDNNGGGQGDQPEQDRIDKYMTIEVEKLPKGVTRGTMLSATVVTNKIKDAIVIPPSALRTIGSRTYVQVADENGKREVDVEVGVQRPTEIQIIAGLEPGQKVVGR, translated from the coding sequence ATGTTTATGAAATGGTCGACGGAAGATTCATCACCTAGAAGCGCGCGCAAATGGCGCCGTGCCGCTCTGGCACTGATGTGCGGCATGCTGCTGTTCACGTCCGCCTGCTCGCTTCTGCCGGATGAAGAGGAAGAGGAAGTGTTGCCGACCATCACACCGCCTTCGGTATCGAAGAAGCCGGAATATGAAGTGGTTCGGAAGGATATGATTGTTCCCGTCTCCATGACGGGCAAATTGATGTCCGATCAGGAAGATATCCTGTTCTTTACGATGGACAATAAACCGATTAAGAACATTTATGTCAAGAACGGCGATTCGGTCAAAAAAGGCCAGGTCATCGCGGAGCTTGACGTGGATGATCTGCAAAAGGATCTTCGCCAGAAGCGTCTGCAGCTGCGGGCCGAAGAAGTGAAGATGAAGGAAACGCTGCGCAAAAAAGACGAGATGGATCCGGTCGAGTTCGAGGAAGCGCAGATTTTGTTCGAGCAGAAGCAGCAGGAGCTTGTTGATCTGCAGACGGATATTGACAAGGCGACGCTCACCGCTCCGTTCACGGGCACGATCGTGTCGTTGACGGCGAAGAAGGGCGCGATGTCGAAGAAATACGATCCGGTGGCGATTGTCGCCGATACGACCCGGCTGACCGTCGCCGCGCAGCCGTCGAAGGACGATCTGAAGCGGATTACTCCGGGCATGGAAGCCGAGGTCAGCATCAACTCGGTTGAAGGCGTCATTAAGGGCAAGGTCAAGGCGCTTCCGCTGCCGTCGAACGATAATAATGGGGGCGGCCAGGGCGATCAGCCGGAGCAGGACCGGATCGACAAGTACATGACGATCGAGGTGGAGAAGCTGCCGAAGGGAGTAACCCGGGGCACGATGCTTAGCGCCACTGTCGTGACGAACAAGATTAAGGACGCTATCGTCATTCCTCCTTCCGCCCTGCGCACGATCGGTTCCCGGACCTACGTACAGGTCGCCGACGAGAACGGGAAGCGGGAAGTCGATGTCGAGGTTGGAGTGCAGCGGCCGACCGAGATTCAAATAATAGCCGGACTTGAACCGGGGCAGAAAGTAGTGGGCCGATAA